The segment aaattcatctcgctgagcaaatcCGAAATCCATTatgagtaactcgcaaagcgtcAAGCAGAGCTGGTTGTTTTTGGATAAGTTTGTTAAATTTatcggtacgacgagggataacgacacgccgagggaaaAGATATACACCGTAcagacaacaacaaataaaaggattgctacgaccagcaaagatttgcggcggcaaatgttttctattcttaatgtatttaactagctgcaaataaggaTTGTCACTTggattgtcagcactataagagggctagcagtaaagtagcagcatattttgccaaaatagcctttaagtagcatttaaggcaacttaaatgcttattagtttgcttttaaattgcattggaaatgcttattggttacctgggaatgtttatgttttttatgcccgtagaagaatcgaccttttcgcgtgcctaatggcggctagttaaagccctataaagatatacatttataggacTTTATGGCTTGTGGGTACAACtaacggaaaaaataacatgcttttggcaactctgctcacgtcatgttgacattttccccttgcaaaactgtcaataagcgtacgttagcaaagttgccaaaagcattgaaacattttccaaaagttgcgcccactatccgccattaagcacgcgaaaaggtggatagggCGAGATTGACGAGATTGACATTTTCccccttgattgttgttgtaaaactgtcgaccaacatttgaaaagggcggataagccaaacgTCAAACAGAATGAGCGAGAATTTTTGTTTTCCACCAGTTATACCCTGTTAAAacaacatacgtttgagtgaaaaacgataagtttttgtagctttttgcTCACCTTTTTGCGTGCCTAATGGCGGAaagtgggtacacttttcgacaacgtttatttgcttttgggaaccccgctcacgtacgcttgaaagttctacaacaacaatcaatgctggaaatatcaactttacgtgaataaagttgccaaagccatgctaacgttttccaaAAGCTGTACCCActgccattacgcacgcgaaaaggtcgatagagcttgctaagcccagtgcaaaatgctacaaaaacttatcgtttataggcgtttttgacaagctatcgcccgcttagaggcgctgcataaaaaaagtgatgaaaagtaaaatcactgtcaaactccatacatttttgaaaaaaactgaaataaaatgcagtttttgattaaccctttcaattgtcaggattttagatagcgaaatattggaagaaatttgtttatctacgttaaggtaagtgaaaatattcgaattaattaactttatggcagaaaaatgttaatgtttggttttgtaccgcatgaaacaaaagtacatagagtcagctgtaaagtttacatatcctggatagagaatcaccaattattttcagtcttcaacgtttttcaatgtgttttcaaatgctaacggatttattttcttgattagcatcatctgcgccaagaaccaaacatataacctaacagttcgtaaccataaatacacttgcgaagctctaataatctcccgaagcagaaacaatatatatcaaatgaaaggtaatgttttttcttacctttattatccattttcaccattcccactgttggtaattcaataaaatattacatttaaagtcgagttccatataggtgccagcaagcattttgggaattgcactttttttgtagttccaataatcacaaccaggtagcgaacggttgctcttagttttgctcgaattcgcctatcactcaaacgtatgtttttttttaccggggtatgactgggggaaaacaaaaacaaacgtgtaaaaagcTTTATGGATCAACTATGGTCTGTGCCAAAAGGgaataaaaaacaataaatcGCGCGTCggtgtgtgcgtacgataaacgtcagcaagctcaatattTTTCGAAAGTTGTACGCACCAGCCGTCATTACGCACGCGATAAGGAGGATGTCTTTATCCACCTTTATGCGTACGTAATGGCGGCTGGTGGCTACAACCTTCAGAAAatattagcatgcctttggcaactttatccaccttttcgcgtgcttaatggcggctggtgggcacaacttttggaaaatatttaaatgcttttggcaactttgctaacgtacGCTTGACAGTTTTCCAAGGGGgaaaatatcaacttgacgtaagcagagttgccaaaagcatgccattttttccgaaagttgtgcccactagccgtgaagccctataaatgtatatcattatacactcaaaatattctgcacataactaatggtaaatttccatatgaaattctagaTGATTATCATATGCCGCATATAAATACAATCCGCCAAGaaatacacatagaaattatacggatatgaatagtatgtgcaactatatacataaaaaatatacgcatataaatagtatgagcaaaagtttcgcgtacccataaattataactgtgtggcatataaagttcattgactaggcacattgcaaaaatctatgtgtgagaCACATataaactatacgaaaagtgtTCTCAGTGTAGGGCtttaactagccgccattaggcacgcgaaaaggtcgattcaCGTCAAGTAAACATTTTCACCCTTGATTGTTATTGTAGAATtatcaagcgtacgtgagcggagtaACCAAAAGccaataaacattgtcgaaaactgtacccactagccaccattaagcgcgcgaaaaggtggattccaggggcttgcgatgggtgccatgtttttgttgccaacatctcagcacatctcgacaaaggttggcagcaaatctacctgtcagacgggcgctatttcttgcatttttttgaaatagcgcccttcgttaagtggactgtcaaacaccgttcgttaagatacggatagcaccccgctggtggATTCACAGATtaaatagatcattacacgggagctcctaaccacactttttcgacagcacttggtggtttgtttacatggtgttaaagtttgaattgaattttctatctttgtccggcagataatgatcaagaattatagtttttatttatgagaaagcaccttacatgcattttaaagcaactgatgcagtaatccttcacgaaattttaaatcgaaactgctggatgtaacaaaaaacatgtaaacaaaccaccaagtggtgtcatttgacggcaaaatgacgtcatcgcaaaatgatctattccagaaattttcttgaaaatgcgtgatgcaaatttttttttatctaccaatttcgagcagttttttccggttttcgagttgcattttttttagaaaaatctggcatctctgttaaAAATATCTGGCATCTCTGTGATTGACAACGGCATTACGTGGCGCTGAAagtatttttgaaaataaattaaaatcgatTACCGCAAAATGAAGAAACATATTCTGCAATCTGTAATCGTTCTGCTACTAAGTAATATTCGTTTTAGTTTGGGTTATTTCATTACTGTTGATGCTCACTCAGAGGAATGTTTCTTCGACCGCGCAGAGGCAGGAACCAAATTAGGTAAAATGCATAATATAATGTTTACACGGTCTATCTGCAAATAAAATTGTAATTTCTCACAAAAATGCAGGTCTAATGTTTGAAACTATCGAGGGAGGTTTTCTGGATATTGAAGTTCGAATCATTGGACCGgaccaaaaagttatttatcagGGCGAAAAAGAATCTTCCggaaaatatactttttctgCGTACGAAACCGGTGTCTACCATTACTGCTTTAGTAATAAAATGTCAACATTAACACCGAAGGTAAGTTAATcaataatataaatatttatgaaGCAGTAATCATAAGAATTCGCTGTAGGTTGTCATGTTTTCCATGGAAATTGGAGAAACACCTAAAGGGACAATTGGAGCAGTAAATGAAGGTGAAGTAGGACACACTAAGTTGGAGGATATGATTAAGGAATTGTCGGGAACATTGACCAGTATTAAGCATGAACAGGACTATATGCACGTAAGATAACTTGGATTTGAGATGATACACATGATTGCATCGAAACTTATTTCAGGTCAGAGACCGAATCCATCGCACGATAAATGAAAGCACAAACTCACGAGTCGTATTGTGGTCTGTGTTCGAAGCCTTGGTTTTGGTGGTAATGACGATAGGGCAAGTGTATTACTTGAAGCGGTTTTTCGAAGTTAAGCGGGTTGTGTAGATCTTGATTAGAAGAGCGTGTTATAAATTTGTTCTGTGCTTTTTTGTgcttaatgaaaataaaacggTACTGTCACGAAGAAAATAGTTCCGTTTCTCAATCCATCTGTAGCATATTAAGCGAGTGGAATCATTTGCAGAGCAAGATTAATAGACGAGGTTAAAGAATGCACTCCTCTGGCGACCAGCAATATTATATGATTATAGCAATCTCTTGTCATTTGACCTAACGGCATATTGTTAGACCGATTGTCCATTTCTGGAAAACTGAAAGTAAAGCTACTTGGCCAAAAAAACGTAAATCAGAATGTACAAACTCGGAGAAAACTACGACCACATCCGAGAAAGTAATTTCTAGAAAATGGACCGACAAACTACATAAAATTAGTTTTATTAGTGTAAATTTTAATCGATACCTAACATTAACGTCAAAATTTAATTCTTAACGATTGGGTAACCAAATTAGGTTTTACATTTTTAGAATGTTGCAAACCAGTCTATACCTACTTTCTAAAACTTTGGTTTTctatagaaaatatattttcgaGGAATGAATATTCATGGGATTTTagtttctctttttagttttacaaaatttttttagtgCCTTTTCGTTACTATAAAAGTAGCATTAAAACCAAGCAAAACGGCTTGCATTTATTACTTTTATTATActtattcatattttatgtagTGGTTTGAGTCCTAGAATATGGAAACACTTTCCCAAAACTCGTGAGGTTGCTTCACACAGCAGCACTCGGCCAGCATTGATTTTCACGATTTCGCCTGGAAGTGTTTGTTATTGTATAGTattaaaatataaatcaattctgCTCAGATTTTGAAATAGGTCTTAAGGACAAACGTATGCAAACCGCGTGAGTTATTCTCTGCTAGACTAGCATAGGGAAATAAACTCTCACGCGGTTTATCTACATTTGTCGACAGGACCTAGTCAAAACCTAGGCAAGAATTATTCGACTCATGTTTGATATACCTTGTTTATTCTTTTCAATGCAGTAGCAGGTGTCGTAAAACTCCGTAAATGTAGTGCAAACCTCATACACGAAATCACAAAGATGATGCAAGCACAAATTCCTTGAAATTAGCTTCATCACATCGGTAAACTTGAGTAGTACCTTAGCCAGCTTCCATTCTTTTTCATGGTCTAAGCTTAACTTCGTATTGGCAATCACTTTGTCAATGTTGTTCGCAAAATCTCCTCCACAATTACGAGCAATTGACCGAATACGGGTGTAAGCGTACAGTAGATAGACAGCCGTGTTGCCTTTGTCTTCCAGCATCTGAAATTCGACTGTTTTTCTTAAGATTGTTGAGCATGTTTGTAATTTACGTACCTTATCGAAAGAAAAAATATACTCATTATTTCTATTATGAGATAAATCGGCATATTTGATACAGCCATATGCCACTGATTCCTGTGCCGCTGTCAGTTCTTCCGCTGTAAGCACTTTGTCACGTtctttttccaacaatttattGAGCGATCGTTTCAGACCTTCATCTAACAATTCAGTTAATTTGATTGAATCTCCGGAACGTGTTTTAAACTTTTTGCCGTCCTCTCCCAGCACAACGCCAAAACCGACATGATCAACACGGTGGATGTTAGGATCGAGTATCTGAGCCCGACGAGCACAGGAAAAGATTATTTGGAAATGTGTAGCCTGTCCAGCATCCGTCACATAAATTAACCATTCGCCTTTTTCCTCTTGTAATCGTTGTTTGATTGCCGCCATATCAGAGGTGTCGTAGGTAAATCCACCATCTGATTTCACAATAGTAAGTGGGATTGATTCTCGATTTTCGCCCCACATAATTTTCCTACCTTCGTCCTCCTCTAGGAAGCCTTTAGCGGACAATTCTTTAACAATAACTTCCATCCGTTTCTGGTAAAAAGACTCCCCCCGCTCAATGATGGTTACATCCAAGCGATCATAAACGCGCTGAAATTCTTTGCGAGAAACATCGCAAATTAATGTCCATGCTTTCAGGGAATCGGAATCCCCACCTTGTAGCTTCACAACACAACTATAAGCACGTTTTTTGAATTCCTCATCTGAATCGAAACGTGCTTTACTTTCTTTGTAAAAAGCTTGCAAATCTCCAATGGGAGGAGAAACCCTTACGTAGTCTGGAAAGCGATCCTGTAGGTGCGCAATTAACATTCCAAACTGAGTGCCCCAATCCCCAACGTGATTTAAACGAAGAACGTTGTGACCGAGAAATTCTAGAAAACGACAGATCGATTCACCGATGATGGTAGATCGCAGGTGACCAACATGCATTTCCTTGGCAATGTTTGGTGCTGAAAAATCTACTATGACACGTTTCTTTTCGCATAATGGAGGTTTGACGCCATCCTTCAACATTGCCATTATTGCAGATGCGCTAAAAGTTTTGTCCAAAAACACGTTAACATATCCTGCGCCAGCAATTTCCACTTTACTAATCAGTGGCGATTTTGGTAATGCTGCCATTAACTGATTGGCAATGTCACGCGGATTTTTCGTAATACCTAATGCCTTAAGCTTCTGCACTAATTGCATTGCATTGTTACACTGATAGTCACCGAATTTGGGAGAACTTGAAACGGTAATCACCGTTGGCACTTCGGCACAAACTTGAGGAAATGCGTTAGCGATCGCTTCGGTAAAAAGTTCTGATAACGTTTCCAGTATCGATATTGGTCCTCCAGATTGCCGATTAGCCGATTTGCTTTGCTCAGTTGCGATTGCCTGAAAGCATGAACAATTAGAATTTGCTTTTTTCATAGAAGCAACATTCATACCCGGTTGAGAATTTCCAAACGATGTTTaagttttatattttccatTTGCAGCTTTCCCAGTTCCGGGTTCTCGTCTGCTAACCCAGTGTTACTACGAGCTGTCTCTATGGCTGTACGCAATCGTTGGATTTCATGCTCCTGTGGGAACAAATAATGAGGTTATAGTAATATTAACTAAACGTTCTAAAGGCTAGTTTCTCATTTAGTCTtacaatttgttttattcttGTAGTTTCCGTTTGAATACTTGAAGCCATCGTGctttttataaattgtaaacgAATTTTTCAATATAATTGAAAATTACGAAAACGTGAACGTGCTGATGTAAACAAAGTGAAAGTAGAATCACGAGAATCACGAATCACCGGTCACCAGAAATGCCAGGTTTTTATACAAATTGATTTAAAACCGGAACAAAAACTGCTCGAAATTTTAATAAAGTTATCgttttctaaaaattatctGCGCCAATATCTGTAAATATTTATTGGAAATAACAAGAAAATTGAAGCATTTACCAAATgtacaaaaatcataaaaacaaCACGTAAATATCTGCATTTTATTAAAAACTTTACATGCGTTCAA is part of the Sabethes cyaneus chromosome 2, idSabCyanKW18_F2, whole genome shotgun sequence genome and harbors:
- the LOC128738709 gene encoding transmembrane emp24 domain-containing protein 2; translation: MKKHILQSVIVLLLSNIRFSLGYFITVDAHSEECFFDRAEAGTKLGLMFETIEGGFLDIEVRIIGPDQKVIYQGEKESSGKYTFSAYETGVYHYCFSNKMSTLTPKVVMFSMEIGETPKGTIGAVNEGEVGHTKLEDMIKELSGTLTSIKHEQDYMHVRDRIHRTINESTNSRVVLWSVFEALVLVVMTIGQVYYLKRFFEVKRVV
- the LOC128738708 gene encoding probable arginine--tRNA ligase, cytoplasmic: MASSIQTETTRIKQIEHEIQRLRTAIETARSNTGLADENPELGKLQMENIKLKHRLEILNRAIATEQSKSANRQSGGPISILETLSELFTEAIANAFPQVCAEVPTVITVSSSPKFGDYQCNNAMQLVQKLKALGITKNPRDIANQLMAALPKSPLISKVEIAGAGYVNVFLDKTFSASAIMAMLKDGVKPPLCEKKRVIVDFSAPNIAKEMHVGHLRSTIIGESICRFLEFLGHNVLRLNHVGDWGTQFGMLIAHLQDRFPDYVRVSPPIGDLQAFYKESKARFDSDEEFKKRAYSCVVKLQGGDSDSLKAWTLICDVSRKEFQRVYDRLDVTIIERGESFYQKRMEVIVKELSAKGFLEEDEGRKIMWGENRESIPLTIVKSDGGFTYDTSDMAAIKQRLQEEKGEWLIYVTDAGQATHFQIIFSCARRAQILDPNIHRVDHVGFGVVLGEDGKKFKTRSGDSIKLTELLDEGLKRSLNKLLEKERDKVLTAEELTAAQESVAYGCIKYADLSHNRNNEYIFSFDKMLEDKGNTAVYLLYAYTRIRSIARNCGGDFANNIDKVIANTKLSLDHEKEWKLAKVLLKFTDVMKLISRNLCLHHLCDFVYEVCTTFTEFYDTCYCIEKNKQGEIVKINAGRVLLCEATSRVLGKCFHILGLKPLHKI